The following are encoded together in the Streptomyces tsukubensis genome:
- a CDS encoding menaquinone biosynthesis decarboxylase: protein MAYDDLRSLLRALERDGDLKRIKAEVDPYLEVGEIVDRVNKAGGPALLFENVKGSAMPLAMNVFGTDRRLLKALGLNAYSDISDKIGGLLKPELPHGFVGVREAFGKLGSMVHVPPKKVKEAAVQEVVMRGDEVDLDQLPALFTWPEDGGSFFNLGLTHTKDPDSGIRNLGLYRLQRHDKRTIGMHWQIHKDSRNHYQVAARRGERLPVAIAFGCPPAVTYASTAPLPGDIDEYLFAGFLQGRRIDMVDCKTVPLQVPAQAEVVLEGWLEPGRMEPEGPFGDHTGFYTPQELFPALTIDCVTTRKRPLLQSIVVGRPPTEDGPLGRATERFFLPLLKIIVPDIVDYHLPESGGFHNCAIVSIDKKYPKHAQKVMHAIWGAHMMSLTKLIVVVDSDCDVHDLHEVAWRALGNTDYARDLSVVEGPVDHLDHASYQQFWGGKAGADATRKWPEEGYTRDGGWPHMVESDPEVAARVTKRWKEYGL, encoded by the coding sequence ATGGCTTACGACGATCTTCGCTCCCTGCTCCGGGCCCTGGAGCGCGACGGCGACCTCAAGCGCATCAAAGCCGAGGTCGACCCCTACCTGGAGGTCGGAGAGATCGTCGACCGGGTGAACAAGGCCGGAGGGCCCGCCCTGCTCTTCGAGAACGTCAAGGGCTCCGCGATGCCCCTGGCGATGAACGTCTTCGGCACCGACAGACGGCTGCTCAAGGCGCTCGGCCTGAACGCCTACAGCGACATCAGCGACAAGATCGGCGGGCTGCTCAAGCCCGAGCTTCCGCACGGTTTCGTCGGCGTGCGCGAGGCGTTCGGAAAGCTCGGCTCCATGGTGCACGTGCCGCCGAAGAAGGTGAAGGAAGCCGCCGTCCAGGAGGTGGTCATGCGCGGCGACGAGGTCGACCTCGACCAACTGCCCGCGCTCTTCACCTGGCCCGAGGACGGCGGTTCCTTCTTCAACCTGGGGCTGACGCACACCAAGGACCCCGACTCCGGCATCCGCAACCTCGGCCTCTACCGGCTCCAGCGCCACGACAAGCGCACCATCGGCATGCACTGGCAGATCCACAAGGACAGCCGCAACCACTACCAGGTGGCGGCGAGGCGCGGTGAGCGGCTGCCCGTCGCCATCGCCTTCGGCTGCCCGCCCGCCGTGACCTACGCCTCCACCGCGCCGCTCCCCGGCGACATCGACGAGTACCTCTTCGCCGGTTTCCTGCAAGGGCGGCGGATCGACATGGTCGACTGCAAGACGGTGCCGCTCCAAGTGCCCGCGCAGGCCGAGGTCGTACTTGAGGGGTGGCTGGAGCCCGGCCGCATGGAGCCGGAGGGGCCGTTCGGCGACCACACCGGCTTCTACACGCCGCAGGAACTGTTCCCCGCGCTGACCATCGACTGTGTGACCACGCGCAAGCGCCCCCTGCTCCAGTCCATCGTGGTCGGCCGTCCGCCGACCGAGGACGGGCCGCTGGGGCGGGCCACCGAGCGGTTCTTCCTGCCCCTGCTCAAGATCATCGTGCCGGACATCGTGGATTACCACCTGCCCGAGTCGGGCGGATTCCACAACTGTGCGATCGTTTCCATCGACAAGAAGTATCCGAAACACGCACAAAAGGTCATGCATGCTATCTGGGGCGCACACATGATGTCGCTGACCAAGCTGATCGTGGTCGTCGACTCCGACTGCGATGTGCACGACCTGCACGAGGTGGCGTGGCGCGCGCTCGGCAACACCGACTACGCCCGTGACCTCTCCGTCGTCGAAGGCCCGGTCGACCACCTCGACCACGCGTCGTACCAGCAGTTCTGGGGCGGCAAGGCCGGCGCCGACGCGACAAGGAAGTGGCCCGAGGAGGGCTACACCCGGGACGGCGGCTGGCCGCACATGGTCGAGTCCGACCCGGAGGTCGCCGCCCGGGTGACCAAGCGCTGGAAGGAGTACGGGCTGTGA
- the mqnP gene encoding menaquinone biosynthesis prenyltransferase MqnP, which produces MSSEATVGGARSEPPASGGVHAFLRLVMIEHSVFALPFAYIAALTAMFQLDKNIHWGRLLLVTVAMVGLRTFAMAANRIIDREIDARNPRTATRELVTGAVSVKSAWTGAIVALVVFLGAAAALNWLCLILSPLAVVPMVVYPYGKRFTNFPHAILGLAQAIGPVGAWLAVTGEWSWDAVILGVAVGVWIGGFDLIFGSQDVRADRAHGVKSVPARFGIPAALHGARAAHLVTTALLVLYALATDAGVFFWIGLVIVAVAFLYEHTIVKPHDLSRLNRAFFQVNGFIGIALFVCALLDLLVRGLTV; this is translated from the coding sequence GTGAGTTCCGAGGCAACGGTGGGCGGCGCGAGATCGGAGCCGCCCGCGAGCGGTGGGGTCCACGCGTTCCTGCGGCTCGTGATGATCGAACACTCGGTCTTCGCGCTGCCCTTCGCCTACATCGCGGCCCTCACCGCGATGTTCCAGCTCGACAAGAACATCCACTGGGGCCGGCTGCTGCTCGTCACCGTCGCGATGGTCGGGCTGCGCACCTTCGCGATGGCGGCCAACCGCATCATCGACCGCGAGATCGACGCGCGGAACCCGCGCACCGCGACAAGGGAACTGGTCACGGGCGCGGTCTCCGTGAAATCGGCGTGGACCGGCGCGATCGTCGCCCTTGTCGTCTTCCTCGGCGCCGCCGCCGCCCTGAACTGGCTCTGCCTGATCCTGTCGCCGCTCGCCGTCGTCCCGATGGTGGTCTATCCCTACGGCAAGCGGTTCACCAACTTCCCGCACGCCATCCTCGGCCTCGCCCAGGCCATCGGCCCGGTCGGCGCCTGGCTCGCCGTCACCGGCGAGTGGTCCTGGGACGCGGTGATCCTCGGAGTCGCCGTCGGCGTCTGGATCGGCGGATTCGACCTGATCTTCGGCAGCCAGGACGTGCGGGCCGACCGCGCCCACGGCGTGAAGTCCGTGCCCGCCCGCTTCGGCATCCCCGCCGCCCTGCACGGTGCCCGTGCCGCCCATCTGGTGACCACGGCGCTGCTCGTCCTGTACGCCCTGGCCACCGACGCGGGGGTCTTCTTCTGGATCGGCCTGGTCATCGTCGCCGTGGCCTTCCTCTATGAGCACACCATCGTGAAGCCGCACGACCTGTCCCGGCTCAACCGGGCGTTCTTCCAGGTCAACGGCTTCATCGGGATCGCACTCTTCGTCTGCGCGCTGCTCGACCTGCTGGTGCGCGGGCTGACCGTCTGA
- a CDS encoding UbiX family flavin prenyltransferase translates to MVGVSGASGTPYAAAVLRGLIAAGESVDLVVSRASRLTLLDETGVALRDAHWRGDLAQWLARGADGKPDTFQDTPLDGVRYWPAGDLAAGPSSGSYPAKGMLIVPASTACVAGVALGLSKDLLQRTASVTLKERRPLLVAVRETPLNGQTLKHLVTLDAAGAAVLPASPAFYAGATHIQDLVNFVAGRVLDAAGVPHGLYRRWEGELGLAREAPEIPAHPNPRDS, encoded by the coding sequence ATCGTGGGGGTCTCGGGCGCGTCGGGCACCCCGTACGCCGCCGCCGTACTGCGGGGGCTGATCGCGGCAGGCGAGAGCGTGGACCTCGTCGTGAGCCGCGCCTCCCGGCTGACGCTGCTCGACGAGACCGGCGTCGCCCTCAGGGACGCGCACTGGCGGGGCGACCTCGCCCAGTGGCTGGCCCGAGGCGCCGACGGAAAGCCGGACACCTTCCAGGACACCCCGCTGGACGGCGTGCGGTACTGGCCCGCGGGGGATCTCGCCGCGGGACCCTCCTCCGGCTCGTATCCGGCCAAGGGCATGCTGATCGTGCCCGCCTCCACCGCCTGTGTGGCCGGGGTCGCGCTCGGCCTCTCCAAGGACCTGCTCCAGCGCACGGCGAGCGTCACACTGAAGGAGCGGCGCCCGCTGCTGGTCGCCGTACGCGAGACCCCGCTCAACGGCCAGACGCTGAAACACCTGGTCACCCTGGACGCAGCCGGTGCCGCCGTCCTGCCGGCCTCACCCGCCTTCTACGCGGGCGCCACCCACATCCAGGATCTGGTGAACTTCGTCGCCGGGCGGGTGCTGGACGCAGCCGGGGTTCCTCACGGGCTCTACCGCCGCTGGGAGGGTGAACTCGGCCTCGCACGCGAGGCACCGGAGATTCCCGCACACCCCAATCCCCGCGATTCATAG
- a CDS encoding Lrp/AsnC family transcriptional regulator: MDAVDRRLIQALRENGRASYAELGRLVGLSGPSVTDRINRLEAAGVITGYRATVDSASLGLGVIALIGISLSDAADHEDVARRLKDLHEIEDCWFIAGDDSYMLKVRASDVDGLERTIRRLSGTKGVSRTRTTVVLSTKWENRVGELPEEV; encoded by the coding sequence ATGGACGCCGTGGACAGAAGGCTCATCCAGGCTCTGCGGGAGAACGGCAGAGCCTCTTACGCCGAGCTCGGCCGGCTCGTCGGCCTGTCGGGGCCCAGCGTCACGGACCGGATCAACCGCCTTGAGGCCGCCGGAGTCATCACCGGCTACCGGGCCACCGTCGACTCGGCCTCCCTCGGCCTCGGCGTGATCGCCCTCATCGGCATCTCGCTCTCCGACGCGGCCGACCACGAGGACGTGGCGCGCAGGCTGAAGGATCTGCACGAGATCGAGGACTGCTGGTTCATCGCGGGCGACGACTCGTACATGCTCAAGGTGCGGGCGAGCGACGTGGACGGCCTGGAGCGGACCATCAGGCGCCTCTCCGGGACCAAGGGGGTCTCCCGCACCCGCACCACCGTCGTGCTCTCCACCAAGTGGGAGAACCGGGTCGGGGAACTCCCCGAGGAGGTCTGA
- the mqnE gene encoding aminofutalosine synthase MqnE: MDAGLKKELEDKVRSGERLTREDGVTLYESDDLAWLGGLAHEVRTRKNGDVVHFNVNRHLNMTNVCTASCAYCSFQRKPGEKDAYTMRIEEAVRLAKAMEGDNLTELHIVNGLHPTLPWRYYPRSLRELKAALPRTVALKAFTATEIHHFETISGLSASEILDELIDAGLESLTGGGAEIFDWEVRQHIVDHATHWEDWSRIHRLAHEKGLKTPATMLYGHIEEPRHRVDHVLRLRELQDETGGFQVFIPLRYQHDFVDMKDGKIRNKLQARTTMATGAEALKTFAVSRLLFDNVPHVKVFWVMHGVQTAQLALQHGADDMDGSVVEYKITHDADNYGTPNKLTRDDLLDLIRDAGFRPVERNTRYDILREYDGPDAGRREAPQPMRV, encoded by the coding sequence ATGGATGCGGGGCTCAAGAAAGAGCTTGAGGACAAGGTCAGGTCCGGAGAACGGCTGACACGTGAGGACGGGGTCACCCTCTACGAGTCGGACGACCTGGCGTGGCTCGGCGGCCTCGCCCATGAGGTGCGGACCCGTAAGAACGGCGACGTGGTCCACTTCAACGTCAACCGTCACCTGAACATGACCAACGTGTGCACGGCCTCGTGCGCGTACTGCTCCTTCCAGCGCAAGCCGGGGGAGAAGGACGCGTACACGATGCGCATCGAGGAGGCCGTCCGGCTCGCCAAGGCGATGGAGGGCGACAACCTCACCGAGCTGCACATCGTCAACGGCCTGCACCCCACGCTGCCCTGGCGCTACTACCCGCGCTCGCTGCGTGAGCTGAAGGCCGCGCTGCCCAGGACGGTGGCGCTGAAGGCGTTCACCGCCACCGAGATCCACCACTTCGAGACCATCTCCGGGCTCTCCGCCTCCGAGATCCTCGACGAGCTGATCGACGCGGGCCTCGAATCGCTCACCGGCGGCGGCGCCGAGATCTTCGACTGGGAGGTCAGGCAGCACATCGTCGACCACGCCACCCACTGGGAGGACTGGTCGAGGATCCACCGCCTCGCCCACGAGAAGGGGCTCAAGACCCCGGCCACGATGCTGTACGGGCACATCGAGGAGCCGCGCCACCGCGTCGACCACGTGCTGCGGCTGCGTGAACTCCAGGACGAGACCGGCGGTTTCCAGGTCTTCATCCCGCTGCGCTACCAGCACGACTTCGTGGACATGAAGGACGGCAAGATCCGCAACAAGCTCCAGGCGCGCACCACCATGGCGACCGGGGCCGAGGCGCTGAAGACCTTCGCGGTCTCCCGGCTGCTCTTCGACAACGTCCCGCACGTCAAGGTGTTCTGGGTGATGCACGGTGTGCAGACCGCCCAGCTCGCCCTCCAGCACGGCGCGGACGACATGGACGGCTCGGTCGTCGAGTACAAGATCACGCACGACGCGGACAACTACGGCACGCCGAACAAGCTGACCCGTGACGACTTGCTCGACCTGATTCGCGACGCCGGTTTCCGCCCCGTCGAGCGCAACACGCGCTACGACATCCTGCGCGAGTACGACGGCCCCGACGCGGGGCGGCGCGAGGCGCCGCAGCCGATGCGGGTCTGA
- a CDS encoding GNAT family N-acetyltransferase: MALTFTLDPPVDRELRDGILALWADVTNAGGAVGFVAPVTPEEIRPQLVNHLVDMAKGRTRLLVGRDEEGAVAATAFLTYNPKRIMAHWIWLYTVMVHPRHQGKGYGRDLMAAAADVARELEGVEAIRLTCRGGIGVDNFYAACGYKEVGRVPGAIRVAPGDDRDDIIMLLPL; this comes from the coding sequence ATGGCTCTTACCTTCACCCTTGATCCTCCGGTGGACCGGGAACTGCGGGACGGCATCCTCGCCCTCTGGGCCGATGTCACCAACGCCGGTGGCGCGGTCGGTTTCGTGGCGCCGGTCACCCCCGAGGAGATCAGGCCCCAGCTCGTCAACCACCTCGTCGACATGGCCAAGGGCCGCACCCGGTTGCTCGTGGGGCGCGACGAGGAAGGGGCGGTGGCGGCCACCGCCTTCCTGACGTACAACCCGAAGCGCATCATGGCGCACTGGATATGGCTGTACACGGTGATGGTCCACCCCCGGCACCAAGGGAAGGGGTACGGCAGGGACCTCATGGCGGCGGCGGCCGATGTGGCGCGGGAGCTGGAGGGGGTCGAGGCGATACGGCTCACCTGCCGCGGCGGGATCGGCGTCGACAACTTCTACGCCGCCTGCGGATACAAGGAGGTCGGGCGGGTGCCGGGCGCGATCCGGGTCGCACCGGGTGACGACCGTGACGACATCATCATGCTGCTGCCGCTCTGA
- a CDS encoding DUF4229 domain-containing protein — MLRYTLMRLGIFVGCFVVVWGLVYAGALPKGLGDSNYLWVLLLALVISAPISFIVLRKERDRASERIIRRVDTAKVRLEENRSQEDRVDDATRATGHGAQGQTG, encoded by the coding sequence ATGCTCCGCTACACACTGATGCGCCTCGGGATCTTCGTGGGCTGCTTCGTGGTCGTCTGGGGCCTCGTCTACGCCGGCGCCCTCCCCAAGGGCCTCGGTGACTCCAACTATCTGTGGGTTCTGCTGCTGGCTCTGGTGATCTCCGCGCCCATCAGCTTCATCGTGCTGCGCAAGGAGCGCGACCGGGCCTCCGAACGGATCATCCGGCGAGTCGACACCGCGAAGGTCCGGCTTGAGGAGAACCGCAGCCAGGAGGACCGCGTGGACGACGCGACCAGGGCGACCGGGCACGGTGCGCAGGGGCAGACGGGCTGA
- a CDS encoding dicarboxylate/amino acid:cation symporter, protein MSANAPSAGRQPADQTTDKPSGPRIPKVPFWAQILAGLVLGALLGWLTKSQDVAWLGTTLDKIGSIFVQLLKLAVAPLVFFAILVSITNLRKVNNAARLATRTLLWFMITSLIAVAIGLAIGLLTNPGAGTGLTPKDGAKPEHTGSWLDFLTGIVPTDVITPFTELNVLQIVFMAVVAGIAVLKIGDRAKPILTLSDSVLELLQKALWWVIRLAPLGTVGLIGTAIATYGWDLIGKYATFTADIYVGCALVLFGVYPLLLATVAKTSPLQFFKGAWPAIQLAFVSRSSVGTMPVTQRVTERLGVPKEYTSFAVPFGSTTKMDGCAAIYPAIAAIFVAQIFDVQLNVGDYVLIAFVSVIGSAATAGLTGATIMLTLTLSTLGLPMEGVGLLLAIDPILDMMRTATNVAGQVVVPIIVSAREKILDRDMYDSAQSSPLDGWGEEAAPVEQKVPSASVDEQQKVPAAV, encoded by the coding sequence GTGTCCGCGAATGCCCCCTCGGCCGGTCGGCAGCCCGCCGACCAGACGACAGACAAGCCGTCAGGTCCCCGAATACCGAAGGTGCCCTTCTGGGCCCAGATCCTGGCGGGCCTCGTCCTCGGCGCCCTGCTCGGCTGGCTCACCAAGAGCCAGGACGTCGCCTGGCTCGGCACCACCCTGGACAAGATCGGCAGCATCTTCGTCCAGCTGCTGAAGCTGGCCGTCGCGCCGCTCGTCTTCTTCGCGATCCTGGTGTCGATCACCAACCTGCGCAAGGTCAACAACGCCGCGAGGCTGGCCACCCGCACCCTTCTCTGGTTCATGATCACGTCGCTGATCGCGGTCGCCATCGGCCTCGCGATCGGACTGCTCACCAACCCGGGAGCCGGCACGGGGCTGACCCCGAAGGACGGCGCCAAGCCCGAGCACACCGGCTCGTGGCTGGACTTCCTGACCGGCATCGTGCCCACGGACGTCATCACCCCGTTCACCGAGCTGAACGTCCTGCAGATCGTCTTCATGGCCGTCGTGGCCGGTATCGCCGTCCTCAAGATCGGCGACAGGGCGAAGCCGATCCTGACGCTCAGCGACTCGGTGCTCGAACTGCTCCAGAAGGCCCTGTGGTGGGTCATCAGGCTCGCCCCGCTCGGCACAGTCGGCCTGATCGGCACGGCCATCGCCACCTACGGCTGGGACCTCATCGGCAAGTACGCGACCTTCACCGCCGACATCTACGTCGGCTGCGCGCTCGTGCTCTTCGGTGTCTACCCGCTGCTGCTCGCCACGGTCGCCAAGACCAGCCCGCTCCAGTTCTTCAAGGGCGCCTGGCCCGCGATCCAGCTGGCCTTCGTCTCCCGCTCCTCGGTCGGCACCATGCCCGTCACCCAGCGGGTCACCGAGCGCCTCGGCGTACCGAAGGAGTACACGAGCTTCGCGGTGCCCTTCGGCTCCACCACGAAGATGGACGGCTGCGCCGCGATCTACCCGGCCATCGCCGCGATCTTCGTCGCGCAGATCTTCGACGTCCAGCTCAACGTCGGTGACTACGTGCTGATCGCCTTCGTCTCGGTCATCGGCTCCGCCGCGACCGCGGGCCTGACCGGCGCCACGATCATGCTCACCCTGACCCTGTCGACGCTGGGCCTGCCGATGGAGGGTGTCGGCCTGCTGCTCGCCATCGACCCGATCCTCGACATGATGCGGACGGCGACGAACGTCGCGGGCCAGGTGGTCGTTCCGATCATCGTGTCGGCGCGCGAGAAGATCCTCGACCGCGACATGTACGACTCCGCCCAGTCCTCGCCGCTCGACGGCTGGGGCGAGGAAGCGGCGCCGGTCGAGCAGAAGGTGCCGTCCGCGTCGGTCGACGAGCAGCAGAAGGTACCGGCCGCTGTCTGA